The sequence ttacattttattcttttttacccctttgttgcgcactgtcacatacgtggacagtaacataacttctatataaaagcatatttttaaaaaataatatttttattgggctcatatagagtaatacaatcaatactaaaaaaatctagacactttttttcataatgcgtgcatgaaagggctAGACTGACATCCTCTGATATAAATCATGAAGGTTGGGTAGGCTACCCAGCATATATTTAAACAGCATTCACACATAATGATCTCTGCTGTTATCAAGGTGggctaatgtaggcctataaatgaTGGCATCATAGCAAGAACGATAAGCAAACTGCACGGGATCTAGATTTTGGGGTAATAATAAGCCATATGAGGCACCCTAAAAACTAAAAGCttagacatgtaggcctactacatttTTCTGCACTTGAAAAAtcttcacataggcctacaggcctGTTTTCTTACAATTATGCTTTCACATAAACTTGCACATCCCAGTCAAAAGCTTAAACACATACTACTTCAACAGAAAATATCCTCTAATCCTGGAATgtcccatgtagcctacatatgcaAGAAAAAGATTTTATAGTTCATATATCACCCATTCTTGATCTAAGGGGCGCCTCGTAATTACACTCCAATGCAGGTGAGAGCGCCATCGGAGTCTGAGGGCAAATTAAAGCGGTGCACATTGCACACAGGAAGTACTTTTATACATGCCAAACACGATTTGCAGTGCTGTGTAGATGATTCCTACAGGGTTGTCTATTAACGCATGCTTATTGTTAGATACGTTCAAATAACCTACGCTTGAAACATCACGGTAAGGAAGGACATTTGTTGTGATGTTTATGGCCTAAGTGTCATGCTGAACGACATAAAACTACAAACTAGCCAGTTAGCTGGTTCGTAAGCCAGGGTAGCCTGCCTCTTGTTGATGTTTTGTAGCGATAGCATTAACATTAACTTCGTGTTAGAATAGCTGATTTATGCTAACAGTACAGCATTTCCTCGCCTCATCAGTCTCTTGATTCTTTACATTGTCATGCCATGTCTGATGCAGTTGTTTGAACAATGTCGGAGTCTGGCCACAGCCAGCCTGGCGTGTATGGTCAGGGGCGGAGGAGGCGCCGACGCCGGGACAGGGATCCCATAGGACCGGGACAAAATCTGTCGGGTCCCAGCCGTGATCGGGAGTATGTGCCTAGAGAACGCAGGGTAAGAACGTCAAGCCTTTTGAAAGAGCGATGGATGATCGTGCTCTTGGTTCCTAGAAATGATTGCCTTCCTCTTGTGTAGGATGGTAGTGAGGATCCACCTGGACCACTTCTTCAGAAGACCCCCATAATTCTCGCCAAACCACCTGGAGAAAGGGTTGGTAATGTTTCTGCAGTCCATCCGAAATCGAacaatttattttcattatccCACCAAATGTTAGCCTGACCAGCTCTAGATTCCTAGGCTAACCAAATGTTGTTATGAAGTGCACATTTTGCTCAGGCGAGTTTTCCTTTAGCCATTTGCCAATGTAACCTATCGGGCCGGTACACTGAAAAGCTCGATCTCTCTTGGCCCCTCTATTCCAGAGCAAGAGTCAGAATGTCCCTGTTGGTGGCGCGCCATCCCTGGAGAAACCCATCATGCTCATGAAGAGCAGGGAGGAGGCTGGTAAACCTGGGACCCCGCCAGATACTGGCCCACCTGTGACTGGCACTGGAGCTGCCAAGCTGGAGAGGGAGGGCCAGCGTCCAACCCAGCCCGTGTATCAGATCCAGAACAGGGGCATGGGAGCAGCAGcctccagtgctgctgtggaCCGTGAGTTCATCAGTTGCCTCTGGTGTTAACCAAGATGTATGCCCTCTTCGGAGACTGTAAATAGCACCCACACCTCTAACGCTAATTTTTATACAATGTCAGTGACATTCGGATGCTGTTTTATAGAACATAGAGCAAGATATTGAcatagggtcattccacctcaattcaacaaatgccttctgcttgaccatctcagatttccttcaaaatgttaccatctaaagagtaaccatttaaactgacctagccaaaatattagattggtatacctaatacatccagagaaaaacgtttttgaacatggtaccccccttctgatttttggcacattggcgccctcatctaaatctgcagcaacgttcagatgtcattatctcaaaaagtgttcaagctaaagacttcaaattttctgggaataatgattgctacctatagattccacatctTCATTCATAGgccgtatgtattgatactgactgtgtttcaatcttgtgaaatcagaagaaaaatggctgattttttttcaacccccacattgggtgctccattacacaatttgtaaacaaaatgtttgacaaatggttatgtctctctacagaagtgcttaagctgtctttgaaaaagtaattaagaggtgtctatattgcttttttgttggaagtattgtaacacaaaactgaaaaataatcaatttggatgatattgtatctccccattacagaggtatgacacgctataccaatgaattgaacacatctccagaaagagtatgaaatgggctttcagactgtgaaatttcaagatggtattatggctgcagttattaaaaaacatttgttaaaatattggtctattacaacaattagtgttgcttttttgtgctatatttaatgatttcataatccttgtcttattcctaagtatcagatgtttatgtgtcatactgttaaacatttatattttcatttacttgctgagtgatgaactaataaaatatttcctgtatttccgaaataaattgctgctgtcactatttaatgccactagatgtcactgttcatggatatcagcaatgtgttgttatagtagaccaatatttcaaaaataacatttcaataaccatagccataataccatcttgaaatttcacagtctgaaagcccattctatactctttctggagatgtgttcaattcattggtatagcttatcatacctctgtaatggggagatacaatattatccaaattgattgtttttcagtttcgtgttacaatacttccaacaaaaaagcaatatagacacctcttcattactttttcaaagacagcttaaacacttctgtagagagacataaccatttgccaaacattttgtttacaaattgagtaatggggcacccaatgtgggggtgtgaaagaaatctgcaatttttcttctgatttcacaagattgaaacacagtcagtgtcaacacatatgACTTACTAATGAacatgtggaatctataggtagcaatcattattcacagaaaatttgaagtctttagcttgaacactttttgagataatgacatctgaactttgctgcagatttagatgagggcgccaatgtgccaaaaatcagaaggggggtaccatgttcaaaaatgtttttctctggatgtattaggtataccgatctaatattttggctaagtcagtttaaatggttactctttagatggtaaaagtttgaagcaaatctgagatggtcaagcagaaattttctctaaaatccgttgaattgaggtggaatgaccccatAGCATCATGTGGGTACACTGAACGACTGTATACATTGGGACTGGCATTACATCATGCAGTGACGTGTGCAGAATACATCTTAGTGAAGGTTACTACACTACTTACAGCCTgactatctgtgtctgtgtgtgtgtgtgtgtgtgtgtgtgtgtgtgtgtgtgtgtgtgtgtgtgtgtgtgtgttgtgtcctgtgCAGCCGTGATTGGCCAGACGAAGTTGCTTCCACCTGAGAGAATGAAGCACAGTATTAAGTTGGTGGACGATCAGATGAACTGGTGTGACAGTGCCATGGAGGTAAGCTTAGCTTTACACGGCAAATGAGTGATTCATCATTCAACTACTAGACAACAGGACCGTGGGCATTAGGCAGTACACAGCCATGCGCGGAAGTGTTTCGGGTGGTTACACCACAGACATTGTGCATCTGTTTTACCTGGCTGTGTTCTTCGTAGTATCTGCGCGATCAGACGGACATGCTTGTGGTGGGGGTCCTGGGGCTTCAAGGGACGGGCAAGTCCACAATCATGTCTCTCCTGTCGGCTAACACTCCGGAGGAggatcagaggtgtgtgtgtgtgtgtgtgtgtctttgtgtgtgtctttgtgtgtgtgtgtgtgtgtgtgtgtgtgtgtgtgtgtgtgtgtgtgtgtgttctgctcttgctgttttgtcttgtgatctttgttttgtctttgctAGCTTGTTTCCTTTTTATATTATGCAAATCTCAATTTTCTATACCTGACGTTTCGCCACGGTCCATACTCGAGATCTAAATCTGTGCAGAATATGTGAGAAAAGCAAAAGACCCAAGTTTTGCATATTGAACATATTTGtgtcgttccacggcaaaaccagtcgcttgtcgcaacaggcgtttctgagaaaaatggccatttatgtcacttgtgctaaaatcgtggaattttttttgtaagtgttttgaaacagtgggaggtctacactgtacggccgtgaatacatttcgccgaaaaactgaccttttgtagtctaaaaacgtgagtttgttgaggtgagaaagttagaggaagcaggaagttagaggcgtctcgtttttgccgctctattccaatatttacggtaattgcactcattgacaaccaccaagccatccgtgtgctgtgtcgttgatacaagtaccgtaaatcttgtaatagcggtgaccttacaaagcgttcgtgagtgttgagccgacggttaacttcagaggcagatttctccgtttttctattggcatgacaggatgaactcaactcctttgaatgtttatatttcagtaatatgacgttcaattcattagatataggtatcgttttgaaggttgattatgccccttcctgaaaacgtaataactttgattttgaaaatttggacattgtgaatGATTttgccgtggaaggtcacattttaaaaaaacatctgtACCCTACTTCTTGACTACTTCATCTCCTTGTTCACATCAGCCATCAACTCATCATAAATTGGTTTCTGAGTATACTTTGTTCTTCATCCTGGGTAGGAGCAGTGAGGACCATGCTAATGTTGACCATGCCAATGTTGACCATGCTAACACTAGTGCCTCTGTCCTGCAGAACGCACGTGTTCAGGGCTCAGACCCAGGAGatcaaggagagaggggggaaccaGAGCAGCGGCATCGACTTCTACATAACCCAGGAGCGAGTCATCTTCCTGGACACACAGGTGAGACTCTGGGCCCTGTCGTTTGGAGGATCCTATAGAGAATCATGAAGTTAGGCATGAAAAAGTCAGAAGGGAATACATAGCTGTACAAGATATGCATATTATCTTTACAAACATCTAATGGTGCAGGACATAAACGGACAAAATTGGTCTAGTGTTTTACTAAAACACTTAAATCATCAACCTCAAAAAATCGGTGCAATGTAAGTATACAGGGCAAGTAGAAAACTACATTTTTTTACCACTGACTAGGCTAAAAAGTGACTACAAGACCTTGATATAGTTACAGTTATCTTTACAGTTTTCGTTTGTGGTATGAACGGCCCAAtgcacatgtgtctgtttgcagtGCATAGTCAGTGTCTTGCTTACCTCTGTGCGAGTCTCAGATGTAGTCTCTCACTCTTACTAGACGAGTATCTCATGGGAGCTACATTCTGATGATTTGACAACAGGCACTGAATCAATTAGTAGGCCCTGATTGAGATGCTTCTGTTGCTTTAACAGCCTTTAGAATGGATCCCTGAAGCCATGTTTTTTCTCTAATCAAGGTACATTGCAAGTAGAGGTATATTGCAACCTTTGTTTAAACACTGTTGTATACAGTACTGCCAAGTTGACCTTAATGTGTGTAGAAAGGATATTTTCTGTTCATAAGGGGCTCCACTCTACTACAGCTTCTTTAGGTCTGCTGCTATGGGTCAGGCATGAGTTGGGTAGATGGTGTAGGTCAGACAGGTGAAACAAACAGAATTTTAATGATCACCAAAAGGTAAGTCAGACAGGTATCACTTAATGATTCCTATTGAGTATTGATATACACAGTAGTGTTCTGCCTCATGGATTCCGTCCATTTCCAACACAATGTTTCTATGTGTCCACAGCCTATTATGAGCCCGTCCATTTTAGATCACTTGATCAACAATGACCGCAAACTTCCCCCAGAATACAGCCTCCCTCACACCTATGTGGAGATGCAGGTACGTGGCCCACCAGCCAAGGAGGGCTGGTACTGCACCATACACCATACTGCATCTTCTAACCCTTGCTGTGTCCCAACCTCGATCATAATGTTATATGCTGATCTCCACCCTCTCCTGTGTCTCACCCCATCCAGTCTCTTCAGATCGCTGCCTTCCTGTTCACGGTGTGCCACGTGGTCATCGTTCTTCAGGACTGGTTCACTGACATCAACATTTACAGGTCTTGTCTCTTTCGTGTCTCTGATGGTGTTAATGAAATGAACATTCACAAGATGAGCCATATAACACTATGTAGCTGGCTTTAACTGTAAATGTTATCCACACAACAAAAAATGATTGTATTACCTCTATCCAGACTTGGTAAGCAGAGGATGATGTTTCTTGATTGGGTGGTCAAGTGAATGATGCGGGAGTTTCTCGCTCACTCTCACGCTcagtctcacactcacactcactctcatgcacactctcacactcactcacttgcactCTGAATCACTCTCACAGGTTCCTGCAGACAGCTGAGATGCTGAAGCCCTCTACGCCATCCGCTAGCCACGACAGCACTGGATCCTCAGGAAACGACGAGGGCTCGGAGTATTACCCCCATATAGGTTAGAGAACGGCACACACTCCCaacgaaaacaaaaaacacacactctcacattcactcactcactcatgtggGATGGCTAAGATTACGATTGGTCGACTACTCTTAAAGTAAGAAAACAGTCAAAACCGGGCCGAttttagactgggtaaacccagcccaatctgccggcgattggaATTCGCCCAGCTGCTCAGCGTGGAAACCTATTATATCCACCTCATGAAATGTGCTTGTTTTCCGTTTTccgtcttgtttttttttttgtttggaacagttttccTTCAGAACAAGGCTCGGAGGGAGGAGTTCTGCCCCCGGAACCTGAAGAAGATGCACATGACCGTGGACAAACTGATGGCTCACTCCCATCTCAAGTACAAAGGTGAAATCACAGCACACCACTGACCGTTGACATGTGGAGTGAATGTCTTGTGTGCGTGTTAAGAAGCAACATCTCATGAGTAATAAAGAATCAATATCTGTCGTAATGAATCTCAGCTATTTACATGGCACATAGTACCCCAAAATACTTTCACATATTGTGCAAATGACTAATTATTCTGATTACTGTCAATAATAACCATGTGAATTGTGGTCAGAGTGGTACTAaggtcctttgtgtgtgtgtgtgtgtgtgtgtgtgtgtgtgtgtgtgtgtctgtgtgtgtgtgtgtgtctgtcaggcaCCCTGTCCATGCTAGACTGTAACATCTTCCCCGGCCTGGGCCGAGACTACCTGGAGACTGAGGTGAACCTGTTCCTCCTGCCCATGCTGGACAGCGATGGGGAGGACACCTTAACCAGAGCAGGTAGGTGTCTGcccaccctctcttcctcctactTCCTATTTCATGGAACATCCCGTGGGTAAATCCCACCAGATTGATCGATTGATTAATTTCCTTCATGGATTAATGATGGAACAGAAGATCCACTAGAGAAAgcacttttttttcctttcaaacATGGTCGTATGAGCTGTCCTATAGCAACTAACCAGAGGGATTTCCATTTGGCAAAATGAATGAGTCACTATTGGAGTGAATGGTTCGACTTCTCTGAGGCGGTTAGTTGATGTGGGCTTTGGTGTCAGTTTCATAGTATTAGGTATCAGATGAGAGAATATGACTCTTATCACCTGAAGGGGCTTAAAGAAACAACATAATGTCATGACAACGTACCGCGACCTGAATGGCCCACCTGTGAGTGACCTGGAGTGAGTGGCACATCTGTGGCGTTACCTTTGAGTCtgtccctccttcccctcttccAGGTCCGGCGTCGGGTGCCGGGGGggctcccctcttctccctgcTGCCCGGGTACAGGGGC comes from Sardina pilchardus chromosome 6, fSarPil1.1, whole genome shotgun sequence and encodes:
- the smg9 gene encoding nonsense-mediated mRNA decay factor SMG9 gives rise to the protein MSESGHSQPGVYGQGRRRRRRRDRDPIGPGQNLSGPSRDREYVPRERRDGSEDPPGPLLQKTPIILAKPPGERSKSQNVPVGGAPSLEKPIMLMKSREEAGKPGTPPDTGPPVTGTGAAKLEREGQRPTQPVYQIQNRGMGAAASSAAVDPVIGQTKLLPPERMKHSIKLVDDQMNWCDSAMEYLRDQTDMLVVGVLGLQGTGKSTIMSLLSANTPEEDQRTHVFRAQTQEIKERGGNQSSGIDFYITQERVIFLDTQPIMSPSILDHLINNDRKLPPEYSLPHTYVEMQSLQIAAFLFTVCHVVIVLQDWFTDINIYRFLQTAEMLKPSTPSASHDSTGSSGNDEGSEYYPHIVFLQNKARREEFCPRNLKKMHMTVDKLMAHSHLKYKGTLSMLDCNIFPGLGRDYLETEVNLFLLPMLDSDGEDTLTRAGPASGAGGAPLFSLLPGYRGHPTFSSLVAKLRSQVLAMSRSQLSHTILTEKNWFHYAARIWDGVKKSSALSEYSRLLS